The following nucleotide sequence is from Manis pentadactyla isolate mManPen7 chromosome 13, mManPen7.hap1, whole genome shotgun sequence.
tgacCTTTGGCAAATCCTGTAACTTCTCTTCTTTGCATATAAAACCCATGTTTTTTGGTCACAGGTTTGAACAGCAGAAGATATGTAGAACCGATTCTGATTACCTAGGAAGTATACTACTACACTGTTTATCACAATAAATTGTTTGTAGTGTCTTCATTGTTCTTTCCCACAGTTGTCATCACTATAAGCCTCTGAAACTGGTTTTATTCTGTCCACTGCCTTCTCAGCTATACTTTCCACACCTGATCAGTTTTGATGATGTCTTGTTTAGGAATAAAGCGGCATTATATTTAGAGATAGGTGAGGGATATTGAAAAGTATATTGATTTAGAGCAGTACATTGGGTCCAAGTCCTGTTCCTACTACTCATTCAttagacaaaatattttattaaacatttatatgtACCAGGCATAGTGACAGTGAGGCTGAGTCACTCACTGAACTCAGAACTCCCTATGCTTGTGGACATGAGAGGTTAAAtatctctcactttctctgttaattaaaaacaaagacagggaaggagagagggaggtcaCTTGTTAGGAAACGGCTTTAAGGGGCCCTGACTAGTTAGCTCTGGTTGTGCAGCTTCTGTGACTCCCAGAATGAGAACCCTGGGTGGGCAGAGATTCTGAAAGAAAAGCTCCTGAAGAAGAAGCAAGAGGGTCTCTGAATCCCGAAACATCACCTTGTTTGGCAGGTTTCCCTTACCTTCTGCTGGGATTAGCCTGATAGGCAATCCCAGAATAGCCCTCAACCCAGCTACAATCCCTGGCATGGAGTGCCTGGTTGCCTGAGGCTGTATTTTGGGAGGCTGTATGAGGGAGGGTTTAGTTATGTCAGTTGTACCACGTCACCTTCCAGAACCATCTCTTTGGGAGACATGTGGTACCCTTAATAAATTCCCTGGGGCTGGCTCAGAGTGAGTCTTTGTTAGAGGGAAGTGGGGGAGGGTCATTCCAGAACGGTAAGGAGACCACAGGGCAAACACTGGAGAGGGGCAGATGCAGGCCAGGGCTCTTACACCTGGatgattcatttttcctttcacagGGGCGGCCCATCAGCTttccagaggaaaaagaaaacaggtaACTGGGTGTTGgggctggaggagctggggaggcaaatgagagaagaaaacagaacatGTCTTGGGAAAGGGAAGAAGGGTGGAAAAGAGGAGCAGCCTTGAAAGGGATAAAAGGAACTACACCAAAGGGAATCTCTAGGTTACCGGTTCAAGATCAGCTCCGAAACTCTGGGGGCTCATCCTTTCCACTGTCTCAGCGTGGCTGGCCAATGGTtcctcattctttcattcattcagcacagatttactgaacacttacacTGTACGCAAGGCACTCTTCATCGTCCCCAGAGGCAGAGGGGCACAAGAAAAAGGACACATTTTCTCAGCCCTAAAAGAGCTGAAAATCAAGTTTGAGAGAATAGTGCACATGAACAAGTAATTGTAACACTGTCTACTAGTGCTGTAATAGGTGCATGCTCATGCTGTGGGAGAATGGAAGATACAATGTGGAAGGGACAATCGCATGTTCACAAGGTGGAAGAGGAGCAGAGAGGTGAACGTCTTTAAGGCAGGCGAATTAtctcatgaagaaaaaaagaaaagaaaccaggcTGACTTGAATACAAGTGTCCGATTCTCTTTTGCAGCTGAGCACTTACCACATTGCACCTAAAAGCCTGTATGCGTGTTTGTCCCTAGCAGACTGTAAGCTCCCAGAGGCAGAGGTAACAGCCCCCCACAGATCCTTCTACCCCTAGAAAGTGGTACAGAGCCTGCCATTTAATGGGAGTTCATATATTTGTTGAGCTGTTAGGAATTCATGAAAAATGAGGATGAGATATTACAACAGTGAAAGGGCCAGACTGCATACCCTGCCTGCTAAGTAATGTGGATGTGGGAATGGCAGACGTGCAAGAGGTGAGAACAAAGGCATGGACACTATTAGAAGCACACATATGAGTTTAATAAGATTTGAATAGGGCAGTCTCAGTAGAGACAGGGAAGAGAGAGTGGACTTACGTCAGATTTCTTCCAGGGAGCCAAGCAAGATGGATCCTGAGGCAGCAGAATGGCCCAAAGGTAATGACAAGCCTCTGCCCCCTTTAGCGGATCCAGGCCTCCGCTTTTACACCCTGCGAAGGGCAGTTCAGTCGTGTGGACGGTACTGGTTCTGCCCATCCTCCTTTGCCCCCCAAGGAACAAAGTGAGGGGACGTCAGTGTAACTCCCTGCACTGGAGGGGAAGAGCACAGCAAGCCGAGACTCCCCCTTCATGGCGTCACTTCCTCGCAGGACGCGGCAGAGCACGCGTACGAGTGGGGGTGCAAACAGCCAGCGCCTCAGGAGAGGAATCCCGGCGTCAGGCCGGAGAGCAGCCTACATTATGCAGACATCCATGTGTGCAGCCGTGCCGGGCCACGCTCTGCGGCGGAGGTGAAGCACCTGCAGCTGGAAAGCGCTACAGAGTACGCGACCCTTCGATTCCCCCACGCCACTCCCCGCTATGACAGCAAGAATGGGACCCTGGTGTGAGCCTAGGGGAGGCGCCCGTTTCCATCCCTCGCCACACGACTCCCAGGGGCAGCGTGCTGCTAGGAGAGTTGGGGGGGCAGCCCAGGGAAGGCTTAAGCTTAAACAATGGGTCCCCGGCCGGCTCTCCCGGCCTCCGGGGCTTGCAGCCGTGTGGGGTCGGCCGGGGTGCGTGCGGCCCCCGGATGCGGGCCTCGGCTGAGAGGCGGGGAGGCGGCGACCTTCCGCACTCGAGCTGATTCTGTGGCAGTAAACGGTGTCGCCGTCACACCTTAAGCCCGATGCTGTGGAGCGCCACGGGCTGTGGGCGACCTCGGCGGCGGCAGAGGGGAGCCCCCGCCCGCAGCCAAAGACGAGCACAGCGGCGCGGGCCGCCGGCCCCAGCGCTTCCGGGCGTTCACACAATAAATCGCGTGAGGAACCTGCCTCGTCCGTTTTCTCGGGGGGGGGGCGGGGTGAGGGGGTGTCTGCGGGGTCAGCCTAAGCGGCCCGGAAGTCGAGGCACCGGGCGTCCCTGTCGCGGGCCTCGCAGACGGTTGGACAGGCCAGAATAAGCTCCTTCCGCAGCAGGCGGAGCTGCGCGGAGCCGACAGTGGGCGGGGCCCTTCAGTAGAAGGCGAAGCTGCGCGGGCCGGTAGAGGGCGGGGCCCTTCTGTAGAAGGCGGAGCTGCGCGGGCCGGTAGAGGGCGGAGTCCTCCAGTAGAAGGCGGAGCTTCGCGGGCCGGCAGGGGGCGGGGCCCTCCAGTAGAAGGCGGAGCTGCGCGGGCCGGCAGCGCGCGGGGCCCTGGCTGTGGGGAGGCGGGTCCGAGCCGGCAGGGGGCGTGGCCCTGGCTGGTCTGTCGTTCCTGGGGGAGGTCCTCCCCGTCACCATGGCAGCCGGAAGGCGGTGGCGACGCGATAGCCGGAGGCCGCGGCTCACAGGCCGCGCACAGCGATGCTGAACCAGAATACTCGACGACTGAGGAGGTGGGTGCTGGAAGACGGCGCGTCCCTGAAGTTACCGAAGGTGGAGAACTGCGGACCCTCGGAGGAACGAGGATGGGCTGGGAAGAGGGGGAGGTGTCAGGTTGCGCTCCGCTCTGAGCCCCGCAGGTTCCTAGTGTGCAGTTCGCGAGGCTGACTTGGGAGCCTGGAGGCAGAGGTAACGCACTTTCCCTTCTTGTCTGTACGCCGTCCTCCTGAATGCCGCTGCCCCTCGTCTGTCCCTGAGAGGGATGATTCCTTAAGGCGAATAGAGTACTGAAACGGAAGGAGCACTAAACGGTTGGTGAAAATAGTATCAGCTTCATGGTGCTTGTGAGAATTTAAAGCACTTGGAACAATACATGGTGTGTACTCACGAGCTGcagccaccatcaccaccatcactgtTTTCCCAGTCTGTTCTCTGGCGGGGGCAAATGGTCTCAGAAGAGGTGGCTGGAAAACTGTCCCCGCTAATCGGCAGAGCAATTCCCTAGCCTATTTCCTATTAGCTGGGGGTAATAAAATGAACAAGGGTCATTTGCTCTGACAGTCAAATAAGATGACGGTGATAGCACTTTGTAAACTTAAAGTGCTATACAGATTTTTCTGCCTTAGAATATAAATGCTGCCTTTAGgttaaaactgaattttaaaggaTGAAGGGAAGTGCATGCCAGAACAGAGCTCCCAGTATTTTGCCTGATTGTCTTCAGAATCCTTCTATGGTCTTTCACTGATAAAAGTAGGGAGGAGGCAAAATGCATTGCTTGACGAATGATAGGGAAGCATTGCCTTTTACTTTATTACTGTTAAAATCTAGGTGGCTAATTTAAAAACACCTTTGGGGTAGCCCTGTTGTGATTATAATATCTTGGGCTGGATTTCCTGCTCACCAGGGTCCTATTTTTTATACATCTAGATGACTTAAGTTGGTAGGTTTGAGCAGTAGTCTGAGCCCACTAGTAGATTGGTTTaattttggggattttttttcctgtcctgTATTTTTGcacatttcttcctcctcctatTTTAAGGTGGGCCCTGATCCGGCTCTTCTAGGGACTCTGAAGATGGCGACCCGCATGGTTATGAGCTTCTGTAACTCCCTGCTGCCAGCAGAGCCCTCTGTAAGTTTCTGGTTTACTGTTGAGAGgaatatgatgtcacagtggaaTTTCAGTACGGTTCTACAACAAGGGGTTTCTCCATCAGGACTCAGATCCTGGAACAAAATCTGTAATATATTTGCATTCTTTTCTAACTTCCCCTTCTTGTGGAAATTCTAACTCATGTGATTCAGTATCTTTTTCTGGAATTAATAAAATCAAGCAGAGGTTGAAAAATTCTAGCAATTAATCAGAACATATGCATTATTTAGAAGATTTAAATAATGATTGTTACAGAAATAATGCACATTAATTATAGGGCATTTGGAAAATATTACAAACCATGATTTAAAAAACTATAATCCTCCCATTCAGAAGCAATCACTTA
It contains:
- the C13H11orf52 gene encoding uncharacterized protein C11orf52 homolog, which codes for MGNWFGCGGSWGGPSAFQRKKKTGSQARWILRQQNGPKDAAEHAYEWGCKQPAPQERNPGVRPESSLHYADIHVCSRAGPRSAAEVKHLQLESATEYATLRFPHATPRYDSKNGTLV